A single Oryctolagus cuniculus chromosome 16, mOryCun1.1, whole genome shotgun sequence DNA region contains:
- the LOC100342503 gene encoding olfactory receptor 7A17-like: MEPGNKTHLAEFLLLGFSEDPALQPLIFGLFLSMYLVTVAGNLLIILAILSDPHLHTPMYFFLSNLSLVDVCFTSTTVPKMLVNIQTQSKAITYAGCLTQMFFFILFAGLDDFLLAVMAYDRFVAICCPLHYRVIMNPRLFVQLVLVCWVISVLHALLHSLLVLRLSFCTHLEIPQFFCELNQVVHSTCSDTFLNDLVLNIAAVLLAGGPLAGISYSYFKIISSIHAISSSQGKCKAFSTCASHLSIVSLFYGTSIGVYLSAGAAPSSASTATASVMYTVVTPMLNPFIYSLRNTDMKRALKGLLVHEDPTVEQRLG, from the coding sequence ATGGAACCAGGCAACAAAACACACCTTGCAGAATTCCTTCTCCTTGGATTCTCAGaggacccagcactgcagcccctcatatttgggctcttcctctccatgtacctggtcactgtggctgggaacctgctcatcatcctggccatcctctcagacccccacctccacacgcccatgtacttcttcctctccaacctgtCCTTGGTGGACGTCTGCTTCACCTCCACCACCGTCCCCAAGATGCTGGTGAACATCCAGACGCAGAGCAAAGCCATCACCTATGCAGGCTGCCTCACCCAGATGTTCTTCTTCATACTCTTTGCAGGGTTGGATGATTTTCTCCTAGCTGTGATGGCCTATGACAGGTTCGTAGCCATCTGTTGCCCCCTGCACTACAGGGTCATCATGAACCCCCGGCTCTTTGTGCAGCTGGTCCTGGTGTGCTGGGTCATCAGTGTCCTGCATGCCTTGTTACACAGCCTACTGGTGCTGCGGCTGTCCTTCTGCACACACCTGGAAATCCCCCAGTTCTTCTGTGAACTGAACCAGGTGGTCCACAGCACCTGTTCTGACACCTTCCTTAATGATCTGGTCTTAAATATTGCTGCTGTCCTGCTGGCTGGGGGTCCCCTTGCTGGTATCAGTTACTcctattttaagattatttcttCTATCCATGCAATCTCCTCATCTCAGGGGAAGTGTAAGGcattctccacctgtgcctctcacctcTCCATCGTCTCCTTATTTTATGGCACGAGCATAGGTGTGTATCTCAGTGCTGGTGCAGCCCCCAGCTCAGCTTCcactgccacagcctctgtgatgTACACCGTAGTcacccccatgctgaaccccttcatctacagcctgaggaacacaGACATGAAGAGGGCTCTGAAAGGACTCTTGGTCCATGAGGATCCCACAGTGGAACAGAGACTCGGGTAG